The proteins below are encoded in one region of Ochotona princeps isolate mOchPri1 chromosome 24, mOchPri1.hap1, whole genome shotgun sequence:
- the ANTKMT gene encoding adenine nucleotide translocase lysine N-methyltransferase isoform X2, producing the protein MEPDEPDEMLAELWERRPGPLGLLQAAAGSGLVAYAAWALLLQPGFRRVPLRLQVPFAGASARQVEHVLALLRGRPGKTVDLGSGDGRIVLAAHRCGLRPAVGYELNPWLLALARFHAWRAGCAGAVCYQSQDLWKVSARGLGLPCLPRAPGAAPRTLLLHSWHCWKTSWRPSCLLGPGWCPDASPFPPGNR; encoded by the exons ATGGAGCCGGACGAGCCGGACGAGATGCTGGCGGAGCTGTGGGAGCGCCGGCCGGGGCCGCTGGGTCTGCTGCAGGCGGCGGCCGGCTCGGGCCTGGTGGCCTACGCCGCGTGGGCGCTGCTGCTGCAGCCCGGCTTCCGCCGCGTGCCGCTGCGCCTGCAG GTTCCGTTCGCGGGCGCGAGCGCGCGCCAGGTGGAGCACGTGCTGGCGCTGCTGCGGGGCCGTCCGGGCAAGACGGTGGACCTGGGCTCGGGCGACGGCCGCATC GTGCTGGCGGCGCACCGCTGCGGCCTGCGCCCGGCCGTGGGTTACGAACTGAACCCGTGGCTGCTGGCGCTGGCGCGGTTCCACGCGTGGAGAGCAGGCTGTGCAGGCGCCGTGTGCTACCAGAGCCAGGACCTCTGGAAGGTAAGCGCGCGTGGACTgggcctcccctgcctcccccgcGCCCCTGGGGCCGCCCCACGCACACTGCTCCTCCACAG CTGGCACTGCTGGAAAACAAGCTGGAGGCCGAGCTGCCTGCTGGGGCCCGGGTGGTGTCCGGACGCttcccccttcccacctggcaaCCGGTGA
- the ANTKMT gene encoding adenine nucleotide translocase lysine N-methyltransferase isoform X1: MEPDEPDEMLAELWERRPGPLGLLQAAAGSGLVAYAAWALLLQPGFRRVPLRLQVPFAGASARQVEHVLALLRGRPGKTVDLGSGDGRIVLAAHRCGLRPAVGYELNPWLLALARFHAWRAGCAGAVCYQSQDLWKVSLRDCRNVSVFLAPSVLALLENKLEAELPAGARVVSGRFPLPTWQPVTVVGEGLDRVWAYDIPAAGSGRTREPILAIPTAGPAPGSQPA, translated from the exons ATGGAGCCGGACGAGCCGGACGAGATGCTGGCGGAGCTGTGGGAGCGCCGGCCGGGGCCGCTGGGTCTGCTGCAGGCGGCGGCCGGCTCGGGCCTGGTGGCCTACGCCGCGTGGGCGCTGCTGCTGCAGCCCGGCTTCCGCCGCGTGCCGCTGCGCCTGCAG GTTCCGTTCGCGGGCGCGAGCGCGCGCCAGGTGGAGCACGTGCTGGCGCTGCTGCGGGGCCGTCCGGGCAAGACGGTGGACCTGGGCTCGGGCGACGGCCGCATC GTGCTGGCGGCGCACCGCTGCGGCCTGCGCCCGGCCGTGGGTTACGAACTGAACCCGTGGCTGCTGGCGCTGGCGCGGTTCCACGCGTGGAGAGCAGGCTGTGCAGGCGCCGTGTGCTACCAGAGCCAGGACCTCTGGAAG GTGAGCCTGAGGGATTGCCGCAACGTGTCCGTGTTCCTGGCCCCGAGTGTA CTGGCACTGCTGGAAAACAAGCTGGAGGCCGAGCTGCCTGCTGGGGCCCGGGTGGTGTCCGGACGCttcccccttcccacctggcaaCCGGTGACCGTCGTGGGTGAAGGGCTTGACCGAGTGTGGGCCTACGACATCCCCGCTGCTGGCAGTGGGCGCACGAGGGAGCCCATCCTGGCCATCCCCACAGCAGGCCCTGCCCCTGGGTCTCAGCCCGCCTGA
- the ANTKMT gene encoding adenine nucleotide translocase lysine N-methyltransferase isoform X3, translated as MEPDEPDEMLAELWERRPGPLGLLQAAAGSGLVAYAAWALLLQPGFRRVPLRLQVPFAGASARQVEHVLALLRGRPGKTVDLGSGDGRIVLAAHRCGLRPAVGYELNPWLLALARFHAWRAGCAGAVCYQSQDLWKVSLRDCRNVSVFLAPSVVAGTAGKQAGGRAACWGPGGVRTLPPSHLATGDRRG; from the exons ATGGAGCCGGACGAGCCGGACGAGATGCTGGCGGAGCTGTGGGAGCGCCGGCCGGGGCCGCTGGGTCTGCTGCAGGCGGCGGCCGGCTCGGGCCTGGTGGCCTACGCCGCGTGGGCGCTGCTGCTGCAGCCCGGCTTCCGCCGCGTGCCGCTGCGCCTGCAG GTTCCGTTCGCGGGCGCGAGCGCGCGCCAGGTGGAGCACGTGCTGGCGCTGCTGCGGGGCCGTCCGGGCAAGACGGTGGACCTGGGCTCGGGCGACGGCCGCATC GTGCTGGCGGCGCACCGCTGCGGCCTGCGCCCGGCCGTGGGTTACGAACTGAACCCGTGGCTGCTGGCGCTGGCGCGGTTCCACGCGTGGAGAGCAGGCTGTGCAGGCGCCGTGTGCTACCAGAGCCAGGACCTCTGGAAG GTGAGCCTGAGGGATTGCCGCAACGTGTCCGTGTTCCTGGCCCCGAGTGTAGTAG CTGGCACTGCTGGAAAACAAGCTGGAGGCCGAGCTGCCTGCTGGGGCCCGGGTGGTGTCCGGACGCttcccccttcccacctggcaaCCGGTGACCGTCGTGGGTGA
- the CCDC78 gene encoding coiled-coil domain-containing protein 78, whose translation MELGGSAQPGPGATETVATGAEGVPGVPGDGLVWASSLLSNRQLGEEQWLQISQELADLEVATHSLREQHEAEVFQLRSEVLRLEGRVLELELYGNRASQGCAAPVTAGLPTAQGPGPADPQLQGDANQALECHQIQQQALEARVAALDQELQHVREEARTARQQLATQTMALSASQGQLHQAEAENSWLQLQLKRLSQQYAVRLQRHIQEAMEHATGAGGSEPTTAALRGFLEDTLQDIRAAHRSREQQLARAAHAYHKRLADLSRRHEELLATRSGTDAAAWAQIWRKLQATSGGSQAELERERAQLLARATVAEGQLTQLQEYVDQHLGRYKQEILRLRKLVSDPCKVGSHTSAKLQ comes from the exons atggagctgggtgggagcgCACAGCCTGGGCCAGGGGCCACAGAGACT GTTGCAACAGGAGCTGAGGGAGTGCCAGGAGTGCCCGGGGATGGCCTAGTGTGGGCCAGCAGCCTCCTGTCAAACCGACAGTTGGGTGAGGAACAGTGGCTGCAG ATCTCCCAGGAGCTGGCTGACCTGGAGGTTGCAACCCACAGCCTGCGTGAGCAACACGAGGCTGAAGTCTTCCAGCTGAGGAGTGAG GTCCTTCGGCTGGAGGGTCGGGTGCTAGAGTTGGAGCTGTATGGAAACCGCGccagccagggctgtgcagcCCCAGTCACAGCCGGCCTGCCAACAGCCCAGGGGCCTGGACCCGCTGACCCCCAG CTGCAGGGAGATGCCAACCAGGCACTGGAATGCCACCAAATACAGCAGCAGGCGCTAGAGGCCCGTGT GGCAGCCCTGGACCAAGAGCTACAGCATGTCCGGGAAGAAGCTAGGACGGCCAGGCAGCAGCTGGCTACACAAACTATG GCGctgtctgcctcccagggtcagctaCACCAGGCAGAAGCCGAGAATTCatggctgcagctccagctcaAGAGGCTGAGCCAGCAGTACGCAGTCCGGCTGCAGCGCCATATCCAGGAGGCCATG GAACATGCCACTGGGGCTGGTGGCTCAGAGCCTACCACCGCTGCCCTGCGTGGGTTCCTGGAGGACACCCTGCAGGACATCCGGGCAGCCCACCGCAGCCGAGAGCAACAGCTGGCCCGGGCCGCCCATGCCTACCACAAGCGTCTAGCAGATCTGAGCCGCCGGCATGAGGAACTGCTGGCCACCCGAAG TGGTACAGATGCCGCAGCCTGGGCCCAGATCTGGAGGAAACTCCAGGCCACCTCAGGTGGCAGTCAG GCAGAACTGGAGCGCGAGCGGGCGCAGCTGCTGGCCCGGGCCACAGTGGCCGAGGGACAACTTACCCAGCTGCAGGAGTACGTGGACCAACACCTGGGCAG GTACAAACAAGAAATCCTGAGGCTGCGGAAGCTTGTGAGTGACCCCTGCAAGGTGGGGTCCCACACCTCGGCCAAGCTTCAGTGA
- the CIAO3 gene encoding cytosolic iron-sulfur assembly component 3 isoform X2 produces the protein MASPFSGVLQLTDLDDFIGPSQDCVKPVQVDARPGRGAAKRLIQDDGSYVQVQQDGGTRRLDKARVSLDDCLACSGCVTSAETVLITQQSHAELRKVLEANRVVEPAQHRLVVVSLSPQSAASLAVHFRLTLVDTAQKLTSFLKQMAFARNFSLLESQREFVQRFRHQTLPVLASACPGWICYAEKTHGSFLLPYLSTVRSPQQVMGALLKDFWAQQQHVAPDRIYHVSVMPCYDKKLEASRPDFFDQEHQTRDVDCVLTTGEVLRLLEEEGVSLSELEPAPLDSLSAHCSAEEPSRHRGGGSGGYLEHVFRHAARELFGVQEADVTYRPLRNKDFQEVTLEREGQVLLRFASAYGFRNIQNLVQRLRRGRCPYHYVEVMACPSGCLNGGGQLKAPAGPGRELLQQVEKLYNEVRVQAPEDVAGVRALYAEWLQGEDSARARRLLHTQYHAVEKASSGLSIRW, from the exons ATGGCGTCGCCCTTCAGCGGGGTCTTGCAGCTGACGGATCTGGATGACTTCATCGGGCCGTCCCAG GACTGCGTCAAGCCGGTGCAGGTGGATGCGAGGCCGGGGCGCGGCGCGGCCAAGCGCCTCATCCAGGACGACGGCAGCTACGTCCAGGTCCAGCAG GACGGCGGGACGCGCCGGCTGGACAAGGCCCGGGTCTCCCTGGACGACTGCCTGGCCTGCAGCGGCTGCGTCACGTCCGCCGAGACGGTGCTCATCACCCAGCAGAGCCACGCGGAGCTGCGGAAGGTTCTGGAAGCCAACAGg GTGGTGGagcctgcccagcacaggcttgTGGTGGTCTCCCTTTCACCCCAGTCGGCGGCATCCCTGGCTGTCCACTTCCGGCTGACGCTGGTGGACACTGCCCAGAAGCTGACGTCCTTCCTCAAGCAGATGG CCTTCGCCAGGAACTTCAGCCTCCTGGAGAGCCAGCGGGAGTTTGTGCAGCGGTTCCGGCACCAGACACTGCCCGtgctggcctctgcctgcccag GCTGGATCTGCTACGCGGAGAAGACACACGGCAGCTTCCTGCTCCCCTACCTCAGCACGGTCCGCTCCCCGCAGCAGGTCATGGGCGCCCTGCTCAAGGacttctgggcccagcagcag CATGTGGCCCCCGACCGGATCTACCATGTCTCGGTGATGCCCTGCTATGACAAGAAGCTGGAAGCCTCACGGCCGGACTTCTTTGACCAGGAGCATCAAACCCGGGATGTAGACTGCGTGCTCACCACAG GCGAAGTCCTCAGGCTGCTGGAGGAAGAGGGGGTCTCGCTGTCGGAGTTGGAGCCGGCTCCCTTGGACAGCCT GTCCGCGCACTGCTCAGCTGAGGAGCCCAGCAGGCATCGGGGTGGGGGCTCAGGCGGCTACCTGGAGCATGTCTTCCGGCATGCAGCCCGGGAGCTCTTTGGGGTTCAGGAGGCGGACGTCACCTACAGACCCCTCAG GAACAAGGACTTCCAGGAGGTGACCCTGGAGAGGGAGGGCCAGGTGCTGCTGCGCTTTGCCTCAGCCTATGGCTTCCGCAACATCCAGAACCTGGTGCAGCGGCTCAGGCGGGGCCGCTGCCCTTACCACTACGTGGAGGTCATGGCCTGCCCCTCAG GCTGCCTCAACGGTGGCGGGCAGCTCAAggccccagctgggcctggccgggagctgctgcagcaggtggagaaGCTGTACAATGAAGTCAGAGTGCAGGCGCCCGAGGATGTGGCCGGTGTGCGGGCACTCTACGCCGAGTGGCTGCAGGGTGAGGACTCGGCCCGGGCCCGCCGCCTACTGCACACCCAGTACCATGCCGTGGAGAAGGCCAGCTCCGGCCTCAGCATCAGGTGGTAG
- the CIAO3 gene encoding cytosolic iron-sulfur assembly component 3 isoform X1, with translation MASPFSGVLQLTDLDDFIGPSQDCVKPVQVDARPGRGAAKRLIQDDGSYVQVQQDGGTRRLDKARVSLDDCLACSGCVTSAETVLITQQSHAELRKVLEANRVVEPAQHRLVVVSLSPQSAASLAVHFRLTLVDTAQKLTSFLKQMGVHSVFDTAFARNFSLLESQREFVQRFRHQTLPVLASACPGWICYAEKTHGSFLLPYLSTVRSPQQVMGALLKDFWAQQQHVAPDRIYHVSVMPCYDKKLEASRPDFFDQEHQTRDVDCVLTTGEVLRLLEEEGVSLSELEPAPLDSLSAHCSAEEPSRHRGGGSGGYLEHVFRHAARELFGVQEADVTYRPLRNKDFQEVTLEREGQVLLRFASAYGFRNIQNLVQRLRRGRCPYHYVEVMACPSGCLNGGGQLKAPAGPGRELLQQVEKLYNEVRVQAPEDVAGVRALYAEWLQGEDSARARRLLHTQYHAVEKASSGLSIRW, from the exons ATGGCGTCGCCCTTCAGCGGGGTCTTGCAGCTGACGGATCTGGATGACTTCATCGGGCCGTCCCAG GACTGCGTCAAGCCGGTGCAGGTGGATGCGAGGCCGGGGCGCGGCGCGGCCAAGCGCCTCATCCAGGACGACGGCAGCTACGTCCAGGTCCAGCAG GACGGCGGGACGCGCCGGCTGGACAAGGCCCGGGTCTCCCTGGACGACTGCCTGGCCTGCAGCGGCTGCGTCACGTCCGCCGAGACGGTGCTCATCACCCAGCAGAGCCACGCGGAGCTGCGGAAGGTTCTGGAAGCCAACAGg GTGGTGGagcctgcccagcacaggcttgTGGTGGTCTCCCTTTCACCCCAGTCGGCGGCATCCCTGGCTGTCCACTTCCGGCTGACGCTGGTGGACACTGCCCAGAAGCTGACGTCCTTCCTCAAGCAGATGG GCGTGCACTCTGTATTTGACACAGCCTTCGCCAGGAACTTCAGCCTCCTGGAGAGCCAGCGGGAGTTTGTGCAGCGGTTCCGGCACCAGACACTGCCCGtgctggcctctgcctgcccag GCTGGATCTGCTACGCGGAGAAGACACACGGCAGCTTCCTGCTCCCCTACCTCAGCACGGTCCGCTCCCCGCAGCAGGTCATGGGCGCCCTGCTCAAGGacttctgggcccagcagcag CATGTGGCCCCCGACCGGATCTACCATGTCTCGGTGATGCCCTGCTATGACAAGAAGCTGGAAGCCTCACGGCCGGACTTCTTTGACCAGGAGCATCAAACCCGGGATGTAGACTGCGTGCTCACCACAG GCGAAGTCCTCAGGCTGCTGGAGGAAGAGGGGGTCTCGCTGTCGGAGTTGGAGCCGGCTCCCTTGGACAGCCT GTCCGCGCACTGCTCAGCTGAGGAGCCCAGCAGGCATCGGGGTGGGGGCTCAGGCGGCTACCTGGAGCATGTCTTCCGGCATGCAGCCCGGGAGCTCTTTGGGGTTCAGGAGGCGGACGTCACCTACAGACCCCTCAG GAACAAGGACTTCCAGGAGGTGACCCTGGAGAGGGAGGGCCAGGTGCTGCTGCGCTTTGCCTCAGCCTATGGCTTCCGCAACATCCAGAACCTGGTGCAGCGGCTCAGGCGGGGCCGCTGCCCTTACCACTACGTGGAGGTCATGGCCTGCCCCTCAG GCTGCCTCAACGGTGGCGGGCAGCTCAAggccccagctgggcctggccgggagctgctgcagcaggtggagaaGCTGTACAATGAAGTCAGAGTGCAGGCGCCCGAGGATGTGGCCGGTGTGCGGGCACTCTACGCCGAGTGGCTGCAGGGTGAGGACTCGGCCCGGGCCCGCCGCCTACTGCACACCCAGTACCATGCCGTGGAGAAGGCCAGCTCCGGCCTCAGCATCAGGTGGTAG
- the MSLN gene encoding mesothelin, protein MGPGPQACASFLSHLTQANMDTLLSMAAKRQRLLSMALACREVLGTGLRPAFLGPAWRQAQLTVVHPRLRRDTQKAACPPGRKPAVVDENLFFYADWELEACVDGALLAAQMDRVNSVPFTYQQLDILKRRLDESYPQGYPESLTRRLGHFFLAVSLEDILKWNVTSVDTVTALLRASRGRRLDAQVAALIFRYMMGRNRLDQEVLDALAGFRPTYLCVFSPEQLVHLPPSAVESVGPQDLDSCSPQQLAILYPKALLAFRNASGPEYTGKIRSFLGGASTDDLRALIWRNVSLDMATFRKLRVEALVPLTVAEVQSLLGPHVVDLKSEADRSPVRDWICRQLQEDLDTLQLGLLGGVPSGYLLLDLTLQETPSGAPRLCPGHLLAAILPLLLTLTSH, encoded by the exons ATGGGCCCCGGGCCCCAAGCCTGTGCCAGCTTCCTGTCCCACCTCACCCAGGCCAACATGGACACGCTCCTGAGCATGGCAGCCAAGAGGCAGCGGCTGCTGTCCATGGCTCTAGCCTGCAGG GAGGTTCTCGGGACCGGGCTGCGTCCCGCCTTCCTGGGCCCAGCCTGGAGGCAGGCTCAGCTGACCGTGGTCCACCCCAGGCTCCGGCGGGACACGCAGA AGGCCGCCTGCCCCCCGGGACGGAAGCCTGCAGTGGTGGACGAAAACCTGTTCTTCTATGCCGACTGGGAGCTAGAGGCCTGCGTGGATGGGGCCTTGCTGGCCGCCCAGATGGACCGCGTGAACTCCGTCCCCTTCACCTACCAGCAGTTAGACATCCTGAAACGCAGGCTGGATGAG TCCTACCCACAGGGCTACCCCGAGTCCCTGACCAGGCGCTTGGGCCACTTCTTCCTTGCTGTGAGCCTGGAGGACATCCTCAAGTGGAACGTCACCTCGGTGGACACAGTGACGGCCCTGCTCCGAGCCAGCAGGGGTCGGAGGCTGGACGCTCAG GTGGCTGCCCTGATCTTCCGCTACATGATGGGACGGAACCGGCTGGACCAGGAGGTCCTGGATGCGCTGGCTGGCTTTCGGCCCACGTACCTGTGTGTGTTCAGCCCTGAACAACTTGTACACCTGCCGCCCAGCGCTGTGGAGTCGgttgggccccaggacctggactCCTGCAGCCCGCAACAGCTGGCCATCCTCTATCCGAAAGCCCTCTTGGCCTTTCGCAATGCCAGTGGGCCGGAGTACACCGGGAAGATCCGGTCCTTCCTGG GTGGGGCCTCCACAGATGACCTGCGGGCTCTCATTTGGCGGAACGTGAGCTTGGACATGGCCACGTTCAGGAAGTTGCGTGTGGAGGCCTTGGTG CCGCTGACCGTGGCTGAAGTGCAGAGCCTCTTGGGCCCGCACGTGGTGGATCTCAAGTCCGAGGCAGACAGAAGCCCAGTGCGGGACTGGATCTGCCGGCAGCTGCAGGAGGATCTGGACACGTTACAGTTGGGGCTTCTCGGTGGTGTCCCCAGTGGCTACCTGCTCCTGGACCTCACTCTCCAAG AGACCCCCTCCGGGGCGCCACGCCTCtgtcctggacacctgctggccgccatcttgcctctgctgctgaCACTGACCTCCCACTGA
- the LOC131483275 gene encoding mesothelin-like protein, with protein MDASSIAAADSQVLENLGRCPQLTTAQRLALNSLLAAGNTSLGPPGSWDLEGLQALGPLATYINPHLWMQVPEPAWVEGSPECGSQPGPKGIVGQGPQRYQQAARQAASLDFFRSVVAKCREGQLSQHKARRFVTSFLESKAMPVSTRPKRDTGRTCVCGEVTAAALRDDLFLVRYNCTQLESCLGSGVLRAHLDPLLQQPLPAECQRVVKTKLAQVYPGGIPEDQLRSITSLVYLYSPAEISQWNITSGATVLALLASDVALENQTEAILQKFLDHNGTVTGALLVAIGGSRLCWMSPRQIQAIQPSELRLAGALDVSRCPQSHKNLLFAKAREAFGSMRTSAAYYHSMRPYLGGAPVEELQHLAQANVSMDIDTFTNLNPRVLQSLSVSHVTTLLGQNVVDLQKARSHPAIRSWLGSLNSSALYKLGLALGTDSLKGSTGTAYGLPDTTSSAHHSSGLLGSHTAAPTSGSPPACLGRLLLAAALPSGFLWLLWLGAYSTHNAASMVHPEEHLRGGAEPGRAQPWVPPTPCLEVLEG; from the exons ATGGACGCATCCAGCATCGCAGCTGCGGACTCCCAGGTGCTCGAGAACCTGGGTCGCTGCCCACAACTGACCACCGCCCAGAGGCTCGCCCTCAACAGCCTGCTGGCCGCTGGGAACACCTCCCTTGG gcctcctggctcctgggacctGGAGGGGTTGCAGGCGTTGGGACCCCTGGCCACCTATATCAACCCCCACCTATGGATGCAGGTGCCAGAG CCAGCCTGGGTGGAGGGCAGCCCTGAGTGTggcagccagcctgggcccaAGGGCATTGTggggcaggggcctcagcgatacCAGCAAGCTGCTCGCCAGGCGGCCAGCCTGGACTTCTTCCGCAGCGTGGTAGCCAAGTGCCGGGAGGGCCAGCTCAGCCAGCACAAGGCCAGGCGTTTTGTCACCAGCTTCCTCGAGTCCAAGGCCATGCCGGTGTCCACCAGGCCCAAGCGGGACACAG GGAGGACCTGCGTGTGCGGCGAGGTCACGGCAGCCGCACTGCGGGACGACCTCTTCCTGGTGCGCTACAACTGCACGCAGCTAGAGTCCTGCCTGGGCAGCGGGGTGCTCAGGGCGCACCTGGACCCCCTGCTACAGCAGCCCCTGCCCGCCGAGTGCCAGCGTGTCGTCAAGACCAAGCTCGCCCAG gtCTACCCTGGGGGCATCCCCGAGGACCAGCTGCGAAGCATCACCTCACTGGTCTACCTCTACTCCCCGGCTGAGATCAGCCAATGGAACATCACTTCCGGGGCTACAGTCCTGGCCCTGCTAGCCTCTGACGTGGCCCTGGAAAATCAGACTGAG GCTATCCTGCAAAAGTTCCTGGACCACAATGGCACGGTCACAGGTGCCCTGCTGGTGGCCATCGGGGGCTCTCGCCTGTGCTGGATGAGCCCCCGGCAGATCCAGGCCATCCAGCCCTCAGAGCTCCG ACTGGCCGGGGCCCTGGACGTGTCCCGCTGCCCACAGAGCCACAAGAACCTGCTCTTTGCCAAGGCCCGCGAAGCCTTCGGCAGTATGAGGACCAGCGCTGCCTACTACCACTCCATGCGCCCCTACCTCG GAGGCGCCCCCGTGGAGGAGCTGCAGCACCTGGCTCAGGCCAATGTGTCCATGGACATCGACACCTTCACCAACTTGAACCCCAGAGTGCTGCAG AGTCTCAGCGTCAGCCACGTGACCACGCTGCTGGGTCAGAACGTGGTGGACCTGCAGAAGGCCCGCAGCCACCCGGCCATCCGCTCCTGGCTCGGCAGCCTCAACAGTTCGGCGCTGTACAAGCTGGGCCTGGCCTTGGGCACCGACAGCCTTAAGGGCTCCACAGGCACAGCCTATGGGCTCCCCGACACCACCTCATCGGCGCACCATTCCTCAGGCCTGCTGGGGAGCCACACTGCGGCTCCCACCTCAG GCAGCCCACCAGCCTGCCTGGGGCGTCTGCTGCTGGCTGCGGCCCTGCCCTCCGgcttcctgtggctgctgtggctcgGTGCCTACAGCACCCACAATGCAGCCTCCATGGTCCACCCAGAGGAACACCTGCGTGGGGGTGCA GAGCCTGGTCGAGCCCAGCCGTGGGTGCCGCCCACGCCGTGCCTAGAGGTCCTGGAGGGCTGA